The Hevea brasiliensis isolate MT/VB/25A 57/8 chromosome 9, ASM3005281v1, whole genome shotgun sequence nucleotide sequence AAGAATTTTGTTTTTGTCTTATTTGTCTTCCTTGTCCCTTTAGTTACTCTCTTAGTTAATAAAAAATAGTTTTATCAGATtcatagatttatttctttttatctttGTAGTTTAGTACTTTATATGAATTTTGTTTTTGTCTTATTGTGGGATGTTTCAAtttctttataatttatttaaaaaaaaaatacttcaatttatttgatatataaaatgaTTTTCAATCAATATATCTATTaagattattaaatatttttatctcGAGTTATTTTATAAAAGGTTGATTTTCATGcaatcataaatattaaattttgctTCTATATAATCATGCAAATTACTTTTATTCTACTTGAATATTATCCGATTTTTATCCGTCTATTATATCTAcaaaaagtagatgaaaaaaTCTATATAATATATTTGTATTTTATAAGAAGTTTACTTAAGATTGtgtctcttatatatatatatatatatattcatttatCAAAGTTTAGATCAAAGAGTATGTTTATGTTATTCGATTTTTAGGTTTTATATTATCTATActctaattatattaataaaattacgttatcttaaaaaaataaaaaaagggacTTTTAAGATGAGATGAGGGATTTCTTCTCTCATGTCAACGTGTTGTGATTTTCTGGCTTTTCAGGAATTTGGGATCGATATTAGATGAGGGTGGGACTATGGCTTATTAATCTGTTATGCAAAAAACGCAtcgttttattatttatttatttattttacttcCATTAGGGTTTTCTTGTTCCTCCTAAGTTAAAATTGAATGGTTTTGTTTTGGGCCTTTTTCCTGTGGGCTTCAGTAAGTTGCATTATCCTGCCCAGTCAAAACGCACCGTTTTGTTTATACAAATATAAaggtttttcttgcattttttttcctcaccattttattttttctttcctACATGGCACGCTATGTTAGGCCACTCCTTCCATCAAGGCACCTTTCACGCCGCTTATAATTCACGCGCCTAACTTCTGTGACAAAGTCCTCAATATAAAAGTCTTCTAGAAATCTAACGTCACTAATAAAATTAaggaaattcaataaaaattaaaaatttacagaTTTAAATGTGTATTttttcaaggaaaaaaaaaaaaagactcctTGAGAACTTGCAAAttgttattttattaaaattaaaatatattttatttctcttcaaaaaaaaatgtatattttattttttaatatttatttttaaataataaaaataattttatcatatggatagtaaaataaattaaaaataaaatattaaaaattaaaatatccaAAAGACAGAACTTCTGAAAGTGAAAGATTCAATATAGTTTTAagagaaattatattataaaaaagttgatataaaataataagttaataataaattgatatttaaataattataattatgaaaattttataaaattttgaataattgtaATTTTAAGgaatttatttgtatatatttatttttttattaattcgttattctatataaattattttttataaaattactgatatattatataatttatccgGTTTGGAGATTAAAAAAAAGCCCGGAAGAAGTTTTGGCGTTTCAACAGCCAATTAGAAACGAGAGGTAAAGTCAATGATCCAATAAGAAACGTCCACGTGGAAAACCACGTTACTTCGCGCTTGAACCATTTTTTCCCTCCCCATAACAAGAAGAAAATCGTAGCTTCGCCGTTAAAATTTCAAAACACTACTACTTTCCAAGTTCCCATTTCTTCGTTTTCTGCtctctgctctttctcctttcaAAATTCAATCCATTGCTTTTTCTGTTTTTGTTGTTtccgtaatttaaaaaaaaaaaatttttgagaaaAGCCCGCCAAAAATTTGCTATCGGCCATTCCGGCGGCTAAATGGCAGCTCACGGCGCCGGGCTCCGGCGAGTGTTAGTGCTGGCCTTTTGCGTTGCCGGAATCTGGTCGGCTTACATTTACCAAGGCGTTCTCCAAGAAACGCTGTATGTacctcgctctctctctctcttcgtgATCTGAATATCTTTTTCGATGATGCTTTTTTTAAGCTATTGGTTTCGGTTTGATTACATATTTTGGAAATAAAGCTGCATTTGTGAATGTATGGATCTGATTAGATTTTAGGCTAGAATTTGAACTCGGAGGAAAAATTTAGGGTATGTAAAATGAGCATTGTAGGTTTATTTTAGGAGTTAGGGCTCAGGATTGAAATTCATAGTTTATTAGCCCTCTAATTTTAGGATTTCCGTTTTGCATTTTGATGGCAAATGGGCACTTGGTTTTCAATTTTAATCGAGTACGTGGAGAGATGAATCTTGCAATTGAAATGAAGACCATGAACATCATAGGCATTTGATTCCACTCCAAACTCCGTTGCCTTTGAGTAATCACTTTTCTTTAAACTAGTGTACTTTGTGACGTTGGACATTGCTTTAATGGATGGCCAtttttctctttagatcaacaaaGCGATTTGGTCCGGACGGGAAGAGATTTGAACATCTGGCATTCCTAAATCTGGCACAAAATGTGGTCTGCTTAGTCTGGTCTTATATAAGTGAGTTTGTTTTTACCTTCTCTTAGATATTTTTTACTTTCTCTTCGATAATTTTTACTGTAGGTAAAATATATGcgtatgtatgtgtgtgtgtgcaatTTATGGTAAAATTACATTTTATTATACAGTGATAAAGATTTGGTCCAGAGGCAGTGCTGGTGGCGCTCCCTGGTCGACATACTGGAGCGCAGGCATTACAAATACAATTGGCCCTGCCATGGGGATAGAAGCATTAAAGTATATTAGTTACCCTGCCCAGGCATGTTGAACTTTTCTCCGTACATCATGAATATTATTTGTTGTCACCTGTGTTATTAAGTACAACAATGAAGAGTAAGTTCATAATGATATTATCTTAAAAATGCTGTACTGTTTGTGCTGAGTTGCATTACTGAGTGTATAGCTTTGATAACTATGGCTTAGATCATTCTCTTCCAATCCCACTGTTTTAGTCCATTTCATTTTATAGGTTATGCAACTCATTTGTCATAAATGTATTTAGTTCCAGGTAGCTTCTGGCAATGTTTCTTACTGATTTCATCATTGTTATTGTTCAGCTATTGATAGTAATGATGTTATTGGTGCTTGCAGGTCCTGGCAAAATCCTCAAAAATGATTCCAGGTATAATTTATATGATTTTGTAGTTTCTTACTTATCTAAAAGAATTTTACTTTCTATTGTGCATGATTGATTAATCTTCTGAATCTTTGTCCACATTGACGTTAAATCAGTAATCGTTTTTGCATATTATGTGGCGTTTAATGCCTTTTCAATATTATGAGATAGACAAATTCTTAGCCCTTAATTGTTTTTGTTGGACTATATTTTGCTGGTGGCACCGTGGAAGTGCTTTCTGATGCTAGAAGTTTCTTTATAATATTCTAGTGGTGTTGCTTTGATATTTTTGCCTGCTGCTTCTCttcatgactttttttttttttttttttttggggggggggagtGGGGGCGGGGGCGGGGGCGGTGATATCTCCTTAGTCCTTACATGGTGATTCTCTTTTCCAGATGTAGTTTATTGAATGCAACATCTTTATAGCCCTAGAAATGTCTAAATCCAAAATGCTTCATTCAGTCTATGGCCTTAGATGTATggttattattattgttttggACTCCAATGCTTAATTAAGACAATGCCCTTTTAGCTGCTAGTTTGAAATTTGTCATTGTCATAGTGTCATTtccctcttttttattttttactttactcaattttttttttgtacgaGAATAAATATAGGGAAATACTTGCAGAGAAATTGTAAGGAAATTATTGCTGGTTGTCCATTATTAACTGTTTGGAGTGTGTTGCATGTCTTAGAGAACCTGTGCAGGTTATGGTATTTTGTCATAGTGGACTTTGTGCCTTTTTACTGCAAAAAGACAAATGGAATGACCAATCAAATGGAAATTTGGTGATGGTTAATGTGGAGATATCATTAGAGGAATTTTGTCATGTTAAATGTTTCATAGTTAAGAAATAATAGTGCAAAAAGTCCATAacaattagaaatttgagtttgttATGATGGCTGGTAAACTTAATAATGACGAAGTCAGAAGATCTAAACATGTGGGGTAATGGTAGATTTGTTGCAGGGAGGTGTGTGCACTCATTTTAAATATACGGGAATTGCTAGATTAAGCATCTGTCTATTCTAATGGATTTTGTTAATAACTAATGGACTGTTTTACCTTCTGCAGTCATGTTGATGGGCACTTTAGTTTATGGTATCAGATACACCTTTCCGGAGTATGTATGTACTTTCCTTGTTGCCGGAGGGGTATCTACTTTTGCACTATTGAAGGTCAGGAATGCATTTAGAGAATTTATCTGAAAACTAATTTTGAatcaatgaaatttcagtactgATTTTTGGTTTTATATCTCCATGCTGACTGATTTCAGACTAGCTCAAAGACCATCAGCAAGCTGGCACATCCAAATGCACCCCTTGGATATGGCCTTTGCTTTTTGAACCTTGCATTTGATGGATTTACAAATGCAACTCAGGATTCACTGACTGCAAGGTCTGACcacttgaaatttttttttcctgtttGCATTTATTTCTGTTTTAATTCAAAGCTGACTGTATGACATCATGATGTCATAGCATTTTTCTCTTCTTGGTTTTATGGTGAATGGTATattcagtttttttttaattattattgttattattattattattatcattattattattattattttgtcagAGACCAATGCACTTCTACTCTCTTCAATCTGcatcttcatttctcattcatatCAGTTTTGTCTTTTTCAGGTATCCAAAGACAACTGCCTGGGATATAATGCTGGGAATGAATTTATGGGGTACCATATATAACATGCTCTACATGTTTGGGTGGCCACAGGGCATTGGATTTGATGCAGTTCAATTCTGTAAACAGCACCCTGAGGCAGCTTGGGACATTTTTCTCTATTGCCTCTGTGGTGCAGTGGGGcagaattttatatttttaaccaTAAGCCGGTTTGGCTCTCTTGCTAACACCACAATCACCACAACCCGCAAATTTGTCAGCATTGTGGTGTCTTCATTGTTAAGTGGCAATCCCTTGTCAACAAAACAATGGGGCTGTATAGTCATGGTCTTCTCTGGGTTGTCATACCAAATTTATCTCAAGTGGAAGAAATTGCAGAAACTGCAGAAGAAGAGAAAGGCTACATGAAGAGGAatgatttcaaatttagaaaacaGCTAGGAATTGGTAAATGTATGAGAAATAGATCCTATATTGAAATAGCAAGCTCCAAATTGGTAAACATATCCTTTCCATCATCTGCGTGATGCATGGATGGTTTACAAAATTTGTAAATGGATTTTTGGTTTCTAGTTTTCCTCCAATTGTCTTCGGTCATGGTGTTAATAAGCTTGGAGGCTTCAATGAATTCGTACGCATGTAAGTTGTGAAAGCACTCTATTATCTCTGTGAAACATCAAGCGTTTGATAATATGTACTACACGATGAGGCAGTCTCACAATCACATGGACGACTCACGTGTAAGCTAAGATCCCTGAGAGAGGTCGGACCTAATAATTTTCACCCTCTGTTGTTTACTTAGCTGGGCACCACACCAATACAGTTAGGATATCTAATCTAATCAATTGCCACCTTGCCTATCAATTAAGTTATTGTGGTCTAGTTGGTGATGAAACAATGATGCCAAGTATCTGGCATATGAAGGTGATTATTATAGTTTCATTGAAGAGTAGCCCTTGTCTTTAATTAATGGCGACAAGTAGTTTCCTTCATTCATTATAAGAATGAATTCTATAATATAACAGTGATTTGTGAGCCAAAGACAACATTCTTTCATcccattcaataatttttttaatatttctcaCGACTTAACAAGCCCTATGGGTTAAGTTGGGATAGTGGAATAATCGGAAGCTTCATTTGCAGCATATCTTGAAATCAAATTGTCTTGCATTTGAATTTAGATGGTCAAAAATAGTAAATTATAACTTCTCTCGAGAAAGTTATGTCCAATGAGTGCACTTTATTTTGTATGAGGTTCCCTCTCCTTCTTTTACCCTTAACTTTTGCTTTGGTCATTATTAAGCCTGTCCACCACTAGGAATCTAGTAATACGAGTCCACCATCCTAAGTAACAGAGAATTCCCAGGACCCTTCTCCCCCACAACATTGGCCGCAGAAGTTGGCAAACTCTGAAAGAGGGAGCAAAGAGATTTGGATGGTTTCTTGGATGCCACATCAAGACAAAGTAGTAGTTTTCCCCTTCTGTTGGTAAGTACATTTCTAACTCATTTTGTTTTCATACAATTTTTTTACAGCTAAAGAAGCAGAATTCTGGTTCTTGAAAGCAAGGAGACATAAGGGAAGAAAATGCAGCAATCTGGTCACAATGGGTTTCCTGATTCCCATCCCAACCATCCTTGGtgtcattttcttttcattttccgtCTTGTTTCCAAGAACCACAAAGCAAGTATGAACGATGAAtttcattttcaagcttttgtCTCTGCATCTCCACTGTTGAACTTCTGCTGCAGAATTCTCATGCTTTGTTTGGTAATATAAATATACATGAGGTTAATGCAGGAGCTACAATAGATAAATAAAGTATAACACACCAAATCCAAAACGCATTTCATTCCAATCACATGAACTTTTATTACATTAGAAATCTGAAAAGGAAAAGGGTAGTAGAAACTTATTCTATATCCTATGCACGCTCAAAAACAACAAAAAGGAATCCAATCAGCTGGTTAATCAATCTTTTCTTTTTTCCTCTGTTTCTTTAATTATATATAGGCGAGTTGCCAATTTATAATTACACTTAGGTTCTGTACAGATGATGAATCAAAGGCCAAAAACTGGATCGGAAGATGAAACACCCGAAACCAaatcaagaaaaacaaaagaatgaCACACATTAACAAGCACACTGGTTTTAAATGTGAGTATTAGGGCCTAACTCTTCTAGTaagggaaaagaaaaatgaaCTCAGATCACGTTGTTAGATGTGTCTGAGATGCTAGAATGCACCGTTGCATTCTACACAAGGAGTCTTCGAATGCAGAAATATTATGCCTCCTAATAAAACTTTGGGCCATGATGGCTGCAATCCTAGGAAACTGATcttaaaaaagaagaagaagaagaagaagaagaagaagaagaagaaaaacaagaAGAACTCAACAAATAAAGGGCTGGACCTTTTTCTGTATGTGAGATGGTTCAGAGAGGTTTGTTATAGACTTTGTAAGAGGGCTCTTCTGCAAGGCGGTGGTTGAGAAGGATTGGTGCTTGGATTGGGACAAGGAGACTCCACTCCAAGAGTTTTTAGTAGGAAGTTCCTTTCCTGAAAAAAGgccaaaagagagagagagaggttagTCAGGCATCAAAGTTTCAGAAATTTTATGTACATGTAAGTTTGTATGTATATAAGATGCTAGCACAGGGACGCCAATGCTAGCAACTTATGAAAGACAACTATAATTGCAGTTGGCCTTTAGCATCATGTGATCAGTATTTTGATTGTAGAACTGAAAAATGCGAGACAGTGTATCGAGAAGGGCAGCACATGCAGATACCTTAACATGATTTGAAACAGGATATTTTTATCCTTTAACAAATTTTGTTCAATCTAAATTCACTGGCCGGAGGAACTAAGAGTAAACAATCATGTAACCTTTAGTATCCATCATTAACAATTTGATAGGCAAACCATAGAACCATACTTGATTTCTGAGAAGGTTTACATAAAGTTAGACAAATCTAGTGAATGGTGATAGCAGTTATGACAAATGAGAACTAATTCTTATATTGTTTTGCTGGTTATTCACATAGAAAACCTTGAGCAGTTTAGTGAAGTTTTGGGTTTTTTTGATCTACTTCTTATAAGCCATGCTATACACTTACGCTATGCGGACAAGTGTTTGTTTAATTGCTTGGTTAATCAAAAGAATTGGATGATTGGGCCGACAGAAAGGTAAAATTGAATGTAAGATCCAAAAAAATGAGTTAATGGCCACAAAT carries:
- the LOC110653546 gene encoding UDP-galactose/UDP-glucose transporter 3, translating into MAAHGAGLRRVLVLAFCVAGIWSAYIYQGVLQETLSTKRFGPDGKRFEHLAFLNLAQNVVCLVWSYIMIKIWSRGSAGGAPWSTYWSAGITNTIGPAMGIEALKYISYPAQVLAKSSKMIPVMLMGTLVYGIRYTFPEYVCTFLVAGGVSTFALLKTSSKTISKLAHPNAPLGYGLCFLNLAFDGFTNATQDSLTARYPKTTAWDIMLGMNLWGTIYNMLYMFGWPQGIGFDAVQFCKQHPEAAWDIFLYCLCGAVGQNFIFLTISRFGSLANTTITTTRKFVSIVVSSLLSGNPLSTKQWGCIVMVFSGLSYQIYLKWKKLQKLQKKRKAT